The genomic interval TGGAGCATCGGGTTGTCGATGGTCTCCCTGACCTCCTGTTTGTACTGCTTGAACAGCTGCTTGTGGTCTTTCGCGATGTCGGCGCCCGTCTCGGCCATGTCGGTCCCCTCGAAGGCCATCACCTGTCGGATGTTCACCCGCCGGAGCATCAGCCCCTCGTCGTAGACGCGCTGGAGGAAGTCCTTGTTGTGCTCGAAGGTCTCCCGGCGCTCGCCTTTCAGCCCGTGGACGAGGTTGATACCGGGCAGCAGCTTCGGGAGCCGGCGGGCCGCGTCGTCACCGAAGTTCGGTGCGGTCTCGCTGTCGCCGCCGGGCCGAAAGCCGGCCACCTCGTTGACGATCTTCACGGCCTCGAAACACTCGTCGGCGGTGACGTTGAGGTTGTTGTCGCTCATCACCTCGGGGTCCGCGGATTCGAGGCCGAACGCGGCCGTGTCGCCGGGGGTGTTGTGCTCGGCGATAATCTCTATCCCCTCGCGGGCCTTCTCCGGCCACTTCACGATGGTGATGGGGTTCATGTTGTCCAGATGGAGCGTCTCCAGGTCCGGCGCGACCTCCCGTATCCCGCCGTACAGTCGGCGGAGCGCGTCCGGATTCGGCGCTTCGCCGTCGCCGCCGTAGGCGAGGATGTCGGCCTGCCGGCCCAGCCGGAAGTGCGCGACGCCGCGGTTGGAGAGGGCGTCCACCTCGTCGACGACGCTCTCGGGCGGGCGGAAGTCGGGGTTGCCGTACATCGGTTCGGTACAGAACGAACAGCGGTACGGACAGCCCCGAGACGTCTCCATCTCGCAGATGAGGTAGTCGGGGTGGTTGGGGTGTTGCTCGACGACGAAGGCGCCGGCGCGAGCCCAGCGGGTCTCCTCCTCGACGTCGCGGTAGCGGTCGTTGAACCCTTCGAGACCGGAGTCGACGAGGTCGTAGACGGCCGCCTCCACGTCGGCCATCGCGAGGAAATCGAAGTCCAGGTCGTCCCGGGCCGTCTCGCTCGCGCCCTCGTTGGCCTCGCCGACGCCGAAGCGGACCGGGCCGCCCATGATGGCGGTGCCGTCGGCGGTCCAGGCCAGCTTGCGGACCTCGTCCGGTTCGGCCGGCGTCCCGCCGACGTACTTGCCGGGGACCGTCATCCCGCCGACGTACACCAGCAGGTCGGCGTCCTCGACGTCGCGCCAGCGGTGCGTGTCCTCGCGCAGTTCGTCGATGGTGTGGTAGGTGATCTGCGATTCGGGGACGCCGGCATCGACGAGCGCACCGGCGGCGTATCGGGGGTACGTCGAGATGTACGGCGGGACCCCGAAGTGGGCGGGCTCGTCGACGTAGCCGTCGACGATAGTCACGTCGAGCGTCGCGGGGTCAGTCATGGACGCTGGTTACGGCCCGAAGCCTAAAACGGTGTTTGGTTGGGGCTGTGGGGTCTGCGGTGTCGGCGCCGTGGCCCGGTCGTAGTCGCGATAGCGGACGGCGACCGTCACGCGCTCGCCGGTCCGCTCGTCGATGGCTCGGGCGAGCGCGCCGGGCAACTGCTCGTAGGGGCGCTCGCTCGTCCGCGAGAGCGTCACCGTCACCGTCGACGGCTCGAACAGCGGCCCGATGCCGACGTACTCCGCGGTGACCGAGACGACGCCCAGCTCGTCGTAGGCGTCCCGCTGGAGCACGTCCGTCGTCGCCGCGTTGACCGACCGCTCGAATGTCACCTGCTGGTAGGTCCCCACGCCGACGGCCCCGACCACAGCGACGACGACGATGACCGTGGCGGCCAGCGCGGCGGTCTGGCGGACCCCCGAAACGGCGAAGACGCCCCGGTCGACGGTGTCCGGCTCGTACCCCAGATACTTGAACGTGAGAAAGGCGCCGAGGTTTACCGCGACGATGGTCATCGTCAGCAGGACAGTGCTCCCGACGCCGACGGCGGGCCGGCCCCAGGCGAAGCCGATGCCGGCGGCGGCCGCCGTGGGGATGAGCGCCGCGGCGACCATCACGCCGACGATGGTGACCTGACCCTTGGTGGCGAGGCTGAAAGAGCCGGCCGCACCCGCCGCCAGCCCGACGACGACCGAGAGGAGGCTCGGCGAGAACCGGATGGCTATCAGTTCCACGTTGGCCACGGCGAGCTCCATGGGGACCGCGAGGACGGATTTGAGCAGCCAGCTGAACGCCGTCGCGCCGACGACGGCCAGCCCCAGCCCGACGCCCTGCATCCGGATGCTGTCGAACACCATCCGCTGGTCGTCACGGACGAGCCCGACACTCGCTGTCAGCATGGGGCTGACGATAGGGGCGAGCACCATCGAGCCGACGACGATAGCCGGCGAGCCGATGAGCAGTCCCGCGGTCGCGATGACCGTCGACAGCGTCATCAGCCACAGATACGACCGCGTGTTGCGCCGCATGTCCTTGGCCTTCGAGCGCAGCGTGCGCGGGGCGACCCTGTTCGGCGTCTTCGCCCACCGGTTCTGGACCTCGTCGACCCCCTCGTAGGAGGCGAACTCCGTCTCGATTGAGACGATGTACCACTCGTCGCTGAACCCCACGTCGCGGAGCTCTTCGAGGACGTGCTCGACGGCGTCGGCGGGCACGACGAAGGAGATGAGCGTCCGGTCGTCCTCGCCGCTGGTCTCCTTCGTGGTCGAGACGCCCAGCTCCTGCTCCCGGAGCGCCGAGACGATGGCGTCCCGTCTCTCGTCGGGGACGACGACCTGCACCAGACGCATAGGCTGTGCAGTGGCTCGACACCCCCAAAAGTAGCCGTCGGGTATCGGGGCCGGCGGCCGCGTCTCGGGGCGAAAGCTCGGCGTTGGACCCGCGCCGGCAACGCGCTCCCGGAGTAGGGTCGGCGTAGTCGCCCCGTCACTCACTCGTCGGGAACCCACGGTCGGTTGTCGCCTCGTCGCTGATACAGCTTGAGTCCGCCGGCGACAGCGAATGCGACCACCAGCAACGCCGCTTCGACACCGGTCCCGAGCTGCGTCTCCAGCACCCCCTCTAGATAGCTCGTCGGTTCAGTCTGACGTGGCCTGGAAAAGACCAGCACGGCTGTCGACAACAGCACGGAGCCGCCTATCCAGTCGAGCGTCGACACGGCCGCAGCTATCTGGCGGCCGGGAATTAACCCGTCCCTCAGTCGTCGGCGCTGACCGCCTGTTCGTCGGCCTGTGCCGCCCAGAGGTCGGCGTACTCGCCACCCGCCCCGAGCAGTTCGTCGTGACTGCCCCGCTCGACGATTCCGCCGTCCTCCATCACGACGATGGTGTCGGCGTCCTGAATAGTCGACAGCCGGTGGGCGATGACGAAGGCGGTGCGGTCCTCGACGAGGCGCTCGATGCTCGCCTGAATCGCCCGTTCGGTCTCCGTGTCGACGTCGCTTGTCGCCTCGTCGAAGATGATGACCGCGGGGTCGTTCAGCAGCGCCCGGGCGATGGCGACCCGCTGGCGCTGGCCCCCCGAGAGCTTGATACCGCGCTCCCCGATTTCGGTGTCGTAGCCGTCGGGCAGGTCCCCGACGAATTCGTGGGCCTGGGCCGAGCGGGCGGCTTCGCGGACCCGCTCGCGAGCCCCCTCCTCGCCCGCCGCCTCACCGTCGAGTACGTCCCGGTCGCCGTAGGCGATGTTCTCGGCGACCGTGCCGGAGAACAGGTAAGGGTTCTGCTCGACGACGGCGATGTCGTCGCGCAACGACTGGAGCCCGTACTCGCGGACATCGACGCCGTCGACGCGCACAGCACCGGAATTCACGTCGTGGAAGCGCGGAACGAGCTTCAGCAGCGTCGACTTGCCGGCGCCGGTCGCGCCGGCCAGTCCGACCGTCGCGCCGGCCGGCACGGCCAGCGAGACGTTTTCGAGGACCGGCTCACCGTCGCCGTAGCCGAAGGTGACGTCCTCGAAGTCGACGGCGCCGTCGATGTCCTCCGGCGTGTCGGGCTCTTCCGGGTCCGTGATGGCCGGGTCCCGGCCCAGCAGGCCAAAGACCCGCTCGGCGCTGGACTTGGCGAGCTGGTACTTGTTTGCGGACTTGCCGACCCGTCGCATCGGCGAGTACAGGCGACGGAGATAGAGGAAGAAGAGGGCGAACACGCCACCCCCAGCCAGCATCCGGTTGCTGTCGGCGGCCGTGATGAAATCGGTCCCCGCCACGTAGAGGATAACGACGAAGACGACGCCGGTCAGCAGCCGCAGTGTGGCGAAAAAGGCGCGGCGGATACGCAGCGCCGCCACCTTCTCGTCGTGGTAGGTCTGGCTCTGTTCGGTGACTCGGCCGTTCTCGTAGTCGTAACGGTCGAACGCCTTGATGACCGGCACGCCGCTGAGGTTGTTCTCCAGTCGCGTGTTGAGCCGGGAGACCGTCCGGCGAATCCCCCGATACCGTGGTTCGATCCACTGCAGGAACAGCGCGCTCGCCAGCCCGATTATCGGGACCGGCGCCAGCGCGATGAGCGCCAGCGTCGGCGAGTACCAGGTGAGAACGGCGGCGATACCGCCGACGGTCGCGACGACGCGGATCACCTGTCGGAACTCCGTGTTCAGGAACGACTCCAGCCGGTTGATGTCGCTGTTGAGGATGGACATCATCCCGCCGGTCTGGTGGTTGGCGAAGAAGTCCATCGAGAGGTGCTGGAGGTGATCGTAGGTGTCGTTTCGGAGGTCCCGCTGTATCTTCTGGGCCGAGGACTGGAGCAGATAGCGGGAGGCAAAGCGGGTCGCCGACCGGACGAGGTAGGCGACGGCGGCGATGACGACGAGCCGTCTGAGGAAGGCGAGCTTCGCCGCCTCGCCGGTAATCGCGCCCGCGGGCAACAGCCCCGCAGCGGTCAGCAGCCCCGGCTCGCCGCTGTTGAGGATGACGCGGTCGATGGCGGCGGCGACGATGATCGGCGGGACGAGGCGGGCAAACCGGGTCAGGAAGGCGGCCAGAACACCGACGCTCAGGCGGAGCCAGTACGGTTTCGCGTAGCCGACGAGCTTCAGTATCGGATTCCCGTCGACGTTCTCGCGGACGCCCTCGAAACCGCCGTCGTCGGCCATACCTATCCTTCGACTACGAACTGAAATACTCCGGGCTTCTGGCCAGTTTTGACTCCCCGGCTCAGACGTGGATGCAGCCCTCTTCGCGGGTGCCGGCCGGCGTCGGCCGAGCGCCGTCGTCGACCCGGGCCGCGCTGACGGCCGCGGCCAGCGAGTCCAGCGCGTCGTGGTTCGCCAGATACGTCTCGCGGTGGCCCGCCAGCGCGACGCTGCAGTCCTCGATGGCCGCGACGTTGGCCTCGCGGCGGGCCCGTGCACCGTCCGTGTTCTTGTACCCCTCGCGGTAGGCGCCGAGCCAGCCGAAGGTCGCCGCCGGGTACACCTCACAGACCGATGTCGCCGCCCCGGTCCCGTCTTGCATCGGCACGACGGCAGTGTCCGCCCGCTCGGCGAGCCGCCCGAGCACGTCCCGGGCGCCGTGGTAGGTCATGCTCCGGACGCGGTTGGTGTAGGGACAGAGCGCGCCCCGTCGGGCGTCGGTCTCGCGGCGGATATCACGTTTGCCGGCTATCATCTCGGCGGTGTGGCGACACGCGTCCGAGAACGCCGCCGGGTCGGCCGGGCCGCCCTCGCTCGCGACCCACGAGAGAAAGCCGCTCCACTCGCCACCGCACTGGGCGTCGAGCAGCGTCTGGGGCAGGCTGAAGGGGAAATCGAGCCCAACCGTGCGAACGTCGGCGGCCGTGATTCGGTCCACCAGTCCGGCGTGGGCGTCCCCGCGGTCGCGTCCCCACCTATCGGCCGCTCGGTAGCACTCCTCGATGCGTACGCCGACTGGGGTCTGTGTGGCTTCGGTCACCCAGAGCGCCTCGCCCGCCGCGCTCGCCCCGCTGAAGTCGACACCCAAGACACCGGCACTCATGCACCACCTGTTCGGGGCGAGTGGCTTCAACCTTCTGACAGCCTCGCCGTCAGCACTGCGTGCCGGATAGATGCCGAAAGCGGTTTGTCCCTCACGGGCCAACGCTATGCTATGCCAGATACGCTGGAAGTCGTCTGTACCGACGACGACTGCACGCTCGACATGTTCGAGCTCCACTACACGTACGACATGCCCGACGATGTCGGTGTGACGGACTTCGCCTGTCCGTACTGTGGCGGCGTTGACTGTATCGAGGCAATCGAGCTATGATGGGTATCGGCGAGTCCATCGGCGACGCCATCTTCGAGAACCTCGGGCGAGCCGCCGGCCGGGTCCAGGAGAACAAACCGCTGCCGGCGGATTTGCTGGAGTCCGAGGACGCCTATCTCGTCGTCTTCGACGCGCCGGGGGCGACGGCCAGTGACCTGCAGGTGCGCTACGTCGCGGACCGCGTCGAGGTGCGTCTCGACCGGTTCCGGGAGTTCTACGACGACTACGAGATGAAATACCCGGGCCGGGGGCTCGCCCTCGACGGGTCGGTGACACTGCCCGAAGACGCCGTCGTCGAGGCCGAGGCCGCCTCGGCGACGCTGAAAGGCGACGGAACGTTGCACGTCCGGATTCCGAAAGCCGAGACCGACGACGAACCCGTCGCGGAACAGACGGCCCACGAGGCTGGCGAGGACGCCGACGTCGCGGCCGACGCCGACGAAGAGTAACTTCGCTGTCCCGTCTTCTGACCAGCGTCTCACCAGTCAGCCGTCGGGTCTCCCAGCGGGTGGAACTGCTCGTCACCGTCGAAGCGTGTCGGGTCGAACGACCCGGAAAGCGGCGCGTCCAGCCGCGGCGACTCCCCGCGGACGCGCTCGGCGAGCCATTCCCCGATAGCCGGCGCGCGCATCAGGCCGTGGCCCTGCCACCCGGTCGCGACCCAGAGCCCGTCGGCGACGGGGCCGACGAGCGGGTCCCGGTCGGGCGTCGCCGTACAGCAGCCGGCCCAAGCGCGGGCCACGTCGGGGGTGAGCGCCGTCGCCGCCTCGATTCGCCCCAGCGTCGTCTCGACGAACTCCGGGTCGGCCTCGGGGTCACAGTCCGCCGGGTCGACAGCGTGGGCACCGTCGCCGACCAGCAGCCCGTCGTCCCGCGGTCGCCAGTAGTACCCGCGGCTCGCGTCGTACAGCGACGGTAGCCGCCCGTCGAGGGGCCCGGTGACCAGCGCCTGCGCCCGGTAGCAGTTCAGCGCCAGCCGGACGTCGAGAGGGGCCACGAGGGGCTTCGTCGCCGGACCGGCGGCCACGACGACGGCGTCGAACGACGTGGTTCCCGCGGCCGTTTCGACGGTCGTCTGAGCGGCCAGTGTGGCGGGGGTTTCGGTGTGGGCGGTCGCCCCTGCCGCCCGCGCTCGCTCGGCCAGGCGGGTGACCACCGCCTCGGGGTCGAGCGTCCCGGCGGTGCGTGCGACAGCGCAGGCAGTCAGTCCGTCGGTGCCGAGCGCCGGATACCGCTCGCCGAGCGCCGCGGGGGCGAGTTCCTCGACGTCGAGGCCGAGCGCCCGCATCTCCGCGGCCTGCTCCCGGACCGCCCGCGCGTCCCGCTCGTCGCGGGCGACCCAGACGTACGGACACGGCGTGAACAGGTCCCACTCGCGGTAGCGCTCTATCGCGCGCGTGGCGACTGCGGCGTCGGTCGGGTCCGCGAAGGCGTCGTAGCAGAGGCCCGCGGCCCGCCCCGTCGCGCCGCTGCCGAGAGCACCGCGCTCGTACAGCGTGACGTCGGTGCCCCTCGCGGCGAGGTCGCCCGCGACCACGAGCCCCACCGCCCCGCCGCCGACGACGGCGACCTCCATCGGTCTCGCTACTGCACCTCGTCACGCACCTGTTCGGGCAGCGCGTCGTCGGCGTCGGCGTAGCGGTCCGGCTCCGCGGGCACCTCCCAGTCGGTCGTCAGTTCGAGCAGCTGGACCAGCATCTGTGCGGTCGCCCCCCAGACGGTGTAGCCGTCCACGTAGAAGAAGTGCAGCCGAACCTCGCCGTAGTGCGGGTGGTCGCGGTGCTCGGACTCGTAGTTGTCCAGGTCGGTCAGGTCCGACACCGACAGGGTCACCACCTCGGCGACCTCCGCGTCGCTGGGGCGGTACTCGCGGTCGGGGATACGGCCGACGAACGGGCGCACAGAGTAGCGCGTTATCGTCCGGATATCGTCCAGTCTGCCGACGACGCGGACCGCGTTGGGCGTCAGACCGATCTCCTCGTCGGCCTCGCGCAGCGCCGTCGCCAGCAGGTCCGCGTCCTCGGGTTCGCGGCCGCCGCCGGGGAACGCCATCTGTCCGGGGTGGTCACTCAGGTGGTCGGCGCGCTTCGTGAAGAGAACCCTCGCCTCGTCTGTACGGGTGACCACCGGGACGACGATGGCCGCCTCCCGCTCCTCGCCCTCGACCGTTACGGGGTCGTGGGCCGTCACCCGGTCGAAGTCCATACGCCCACAGATGGGGGCGACGCTCTTAATTCGCGTGGGTGGCCTCGTCGAGGTGGCCACGCGCCGTCGCCAGGTCGACCGGGCCCCACGCTTCGAGGTCGTAGCTCACGTCCAGCAGCGTCTCGATGCGTTCGTCGTCGCCGTCCCGGACCGCCGCCGCGGCGTCCTCGCGGAACCGCGCCTCGGCCGCCCGGGCCATCGCTTCGCGAGCCACCGTCCGTCCGGGCACGTCGAGGATATGCGGGAGGTCCTCGGCCCCGTCGGGCAGCGCCGGGAAGGCGGTCGGGCCGACGACGACCAGCGCGGCGTCGGGCTCGGCGCCGTGGTCGGCGACCTCGACCAGGTGGTAGCTCGCGAGCGCCGACTCGACGGCCGCCTCGAACGCCTCGCCCTCTTTGCCCCGTTTGAACGCGAGCTCCCCGCAGGCCCGCACGAGCTCCTCGCGCGTGACCGGCCCGACGGTATCGACGACCCCGGCGAGCTCGTCCGGTGTCAGCTCCATACCCCATGGCTCGTGCCCAGCGGCTTCAGCGTTTCCGCCCGGCGACTGCTGTCGTCCCCACTTCGGGGGACGTAGACCGGCCGCCCCGTTCGGTCACCCGGGCGGGTTCTGAATCGGCCACAGCCGGGTTGCCTGCCCGTCACCTCTCGGACTGGTTGTGACCCGCTCGTTCACTCTGTCCCCGCCCGCGCCGTCTCGGGGAGCCGACCGTCGGCGTGGAGGACGAGGAGCACGGCCAGCAGCGCGACCAGCCCGCCGCCCATCCACTCGAAGATGGTGGCGAAGGGGACGCCCGCGTCCCGCAGGAGGCCGACGAGGAGGCTCCCGGGGGCCTGAATGAGCATCATCCCCGCGCCGTAGGCCGCGTAGGCGCTGGCCCGGTGGCGGTCCGGGAGCGAGCCCAGCAGGTAGGTGTCGACCGCCGGGAAGATGCTGTGGATGACATAGCCCATGACGACGCTGAGCGCGGCCAGCGGCCAGAACCCGCGGACGGCGGGCAGGAGGAGGATACAGCCGGTGAAGGCCCCGAGGATGGCGAGCAGGTACGGAACCGCCGGGAGCCGGTCGGCCAGCCGGCCGCTGAGGTAGAAGGCCGGGACGCCGGCCGCGAAGACGACCTGCAGGAGCGTCCGCCCGGCGGTCCCGTCGATGCCGACCGTGCCCATGTACGTGACGTAGAAGTTGAACACGCCGTTCCAGACCAGCGTCGTCAGGCCGAGCGTGGCGATCGCGGTGAGGACGATAGGCCACTGCGCGCGGACCGCTCGGAAAAAGTCCGTGTCCTGCTGACCGGCCTCGGGGAACGTCGTCCGGCGGGCGACGAGCGTGAACACGACGGTCATCACCGCCGACCCGACGGCCATCGCCAGCAGCGTCGTCCGCCAGTCGCCGACGGCGAGGGCGACGGTGACGAGACCGGGGGCGGCCACCGCGGCGAGCTGGCTCGCGACGCCGTGGAGCCCCAGCGCCCGTCCGGGCGACTCGCGGAACAGCTCGCTGATGAGCGGGTTGGCCGCGACGAGGTAGACGCCGCTCGCGGTGCCCATGACGAACGCGCCCGCGAGCAACAGCCTCGGGTCGCTCGTCAGGGCGGTAGAGGCCGTCCCCAGTGTCAGTATCCCGCCGGAGACGAGAATCGCGCGGGCTCTGCTCACCCGCGTCAGCAGGAGGCCAGTCGGCAGGCGCGGCACCGCGCTGCCGACCCAGACGAGCGTCGCCAGCAGTCCGAGGGTGGCGTCGCTGGCGCCGGTAGCGGTTCTGATGGGTTCGATGAGCGGCGCGAACACGACGCGAGCGAGATTGATGACGAATATCAGCCCGAGCAACGAGCCGAACACGGGCCGTCGGGACACACCGGCCGTTTCGGGGGCGACCGGAAGGCGTTTCCGGAACGTCGCGGCCTTTTTAAGTCCGGCTGTCACACTGTCCCACATGGACTCGGTCAGAAAGGCCCTACGGAGCGGGGATGTCGAGAAAGACAGTTACGGGCGACTCTCCTGTAGTGCCTGCGAGGAGGAGCTGGCGACGGACAACGACCCCGACGAAATCGGGAAACAGCGGGTCTGTCCGGAGTGTGAGAGCACGTGGACGGAGCTTAGCTGACTCGCCCGGTCACTCGAAGACGGCATCGAACGCGTCGGCGCCGAGCGGTTCGTAGCTGCCCGCGGCCACGTTCTCTCGCGCGTGCTCGACGGACCCCGTCCCGACGAGCGAACAGGTCACACCCGGCGCGCTGCGGGCGAAGTTGATGGCCCGCTGGGCGCGAGTCTCCCCCTCCAGCTTCGCTTCGACGCTGTCCGGCATCTCCGCGGCTAGCCGGCCCTGCATCATCGAGGCGCTCGTGAACACGTCCAGCCCGGCCTCGTGGGCGAACCACAGCGCCGACTGTGGACCTTCCGGACCCTCGTGTGACTGGACGGTGAACGCGTCGGCCATGAACACGTTGAACGGCAACTGAATCGCCCGAAAGTGCGTCGCCGTGTTCCCCGCCGACTCGGCCGCTGACCGCGCACGCTCGACGACTTCCGGCAGCGAGAGGTAGCTGTCGTGGTCCGCTGGCACGCGGAAGGCGTCCCACGTCGCCACGCCGTAGTGGGCGATGTCGCCCTCGTCGGCACGCGCCTCCAGTCGCTCGAACGTCGCTTCGAGCTGGTCGTAGACGGTCTCGCGACTCTTCTCGGCCAGCTGCGTCTCCGGGTTGTGGACGTAGTAGCAGTCGACGGTGTCGAGGCCCAGATTCGACAGCGAGCGGTCGAGCTGGTCGTCGATGAACGCCGGGGCGATACAGTGTTGCCCGCCTACGAGGTCCGCCCGGTCGACGAGCCCGGTGTCGACGTACTCGCGTTTGACGTACGCCCCGGGGTTGTCGGGGCGCTCGCCGTCGAATGGAACGAACCCGCCTTTGGTCGCCACGACGGCCGCCGACCGGTCGATGTCGGCGTCGGCCAGCGCCGTTCCCACCACTCGCTCCGAGCGCTGATGGCGGTAGTTGATGGCCGTGTCGACTACGTTTATGCCCGACTCCAGCGCGGTCCGGATGGCCTCGCCGTAGGCCTCGTCGCGCTCGTCGGTCGCGTCGCCGAGGTACGTGCCGACGCCGATGCTGGAGACGACGCCGTCGCCGAAACGCCGGTAGAACGTCCGTGCGAAGTCGTCGTGGTCGTTCCGGTACGCCCACGTCCCCTCACGTGTTGCCATAGCCACGCTACTGGCCGGCCGGACAAAAACAGCGAGGTCTCAGCGCTCGCCGGCCATCGCCGCGAAGATGCGCTCCTGGAGCTGTTCGCGCGTGACGCCCTCGCTCGGGCCGATGCCGTCCATGTACTCGATGGGAATCTTCCCGCCGCCCATGCGGGCGTGGCCGCCGCCCTCGGCCATCGGGATGTCGTCCACGACGGCCTCGATGGCCCGGCCGATGTGGACCCGGTCGTCGCGCGAGCGGCCGGCGATGCGGATGATTCCCTCTTTCTCGCCGATGACGACGACCGCCGAGACGCCCTCCAGCGTCTCCAGTTCGTCGGCGGCCTGGGGAATCGCGTCGGTGTTCGACACCTCGCCCACGTCGCTGAAGCCGTAGGGTGCGTTGACCACGCGCTCGCTGATGGCCCGGGACTTCACGTCGAGCACTTCGGCGTCGACCTGTGGGTTGGCGATGCGGTTCAACAGGTCGCTGTCGACGCCCTCGTAGAGGTACGCCGCCGCGGCGAAATCGGCGGCGGAACAGCCGTTCGTCAGCGACCGGGTGTCCGACTGGATACCGTATATCAGCCCCGTCGCGACGTGGCTGGGCATCGCGTCCGCCGGCACGTCGGCCGTGTCGACGCCGCCGTCGGTCAGCGCCACGTCGACCTCGAAGAAGTCCCAGTCGAGCGACTCGAAGTACTCGGCGAAGATGGTCGCACACGCGCCGGTCTCGGGTCGCACGTCGGTGAAATCGAGGCCGGTGCCGCCACCGGGGTGGTGGTCGACGACGGCGACCGGGTCGATTTCCTCCGCCCCCGCGAAGCCGCGGGGCTCGTTGTGGTCGACGAGCACGACCGCGTCTGTGTCGATGTCACCGACCGACTCGACGCGCTCGAAGTCGAGGTCGAGCACAGTCTGGAACGCGCGGTTCTCCGGGCGGCGGATTTCGCCCGTGTAGCACAGGTTCGCGTCGGTCCCGCCGGCGGCCGCGAGCTGGTCGACGGCCAGCGCCGACGACATCGCGTCCGGGTCCGGGTTGGGGTGCATCAGAACCGTGACCGCGTCGTAGTCGGCCAGTATCGATTTGAGCCGGCTGACCGGTGACCGCGTCAGATAGCGGTAGAGGGCGAACCCGCCGCCGACGAGGACCAGCAGGCCCACGACGACACCCGCGACTTCGACGGGGTTCTCGCTGGCGTAGCCCGGGAGCCCCTCGACCAGACTCACAAGGTCCCCAGCGGCCACCAGATACATATTGCGTATCTGGTCCGGGAAACAATAAGAAGGTTCCCCCGCTCACTCACCGGGGTACGCTTCCACTGCCGCGCGGTAACCCTCCCTGAACGTCGGGTAGGCGAACTCGTACCCCAGCTCGCGGAGGCGCTCGTTCGAGCAGCGCTTGCTCGTCTGGATACGGCGTTTCGCCGTCGCCGACAGCTCCGGGTCGGCCAGGCGCTCCTCGGTCGTCTGTTTGGGCGGGAACGGAACCGAACACGCCTCGGCCAGCCAGTCGGCGAAGGCCCACTTCTCGACCGGCTCGTCGTCGACGACGAGGACGACCTCGTCGCGGTAGTCCTCCTCCAGCAGATGTCGCACCGACCCGGCCGCGTCGTCGCGATGCACCATGTTGAGATAGCCCGCGGTGACGGGCCCCTCCAGATACCGCTCCAGCCGGTAGCGGTCCGGACCGTAGAGGCCGGCAAAGCGGGCGACCGACCCGTGGCCGCCGTGCTCGGCCGGCCGCTCGCGGGCGACTCGCTCGGCCTCGGCCAGCACCTCGGTCTTCTCGGTCCGGGGGTCGAGCGGGGTCTCCTCGTCGACCCACGCGCCGTCGTGGTCGCCGTAGACGCCCGTACTGGACGTGTACACCAGCCGCTCGGGCGCATCCGCGCGGGACCAGAAGTGGTCGATGGCCGTCCGTAACCCCTCGACGTACACCTCGCGGGCCACGTCGGCGCCCCGACCGCCGGAGCTGGCCGCAAAGACCACCCAGTCGACGTCCGGCACCGCCGACAGCGAGTCGTCGTCGGTCACGTCGGCCTGTACCCCCTCGAACCCCGCCTGTTCGATGGCGTCCAGCCCGGCCGTGGAGCGGCGGACGCCGACGACCTCGTGGTCGGCCCGCAGCTGTCGGCCCAGTTCGAGCCCGACGTAGCCACAGCCTAGGATGGCGACCCGACTCATCGCTGTCGACTCTCGATGTAGCTGTGCAAGAGGGCGTACTCCCGGAGCGTCATCGGGTAGCGCCCCTCTATCTTCTGTTGAATCTCCTTGGGTTCGAGCTGGCTGTCGATGCCCGACGCCAGCGATTCGACGTCCATCACGGCCGTCGTCATCCCC from Halomicroarcula saliterrae carries:
- a CDS encoding SDR family oxidoreductase — protein: MSRVAILGCGYVGLELGRQLRADHEVVGVRRSTAGLDAIEQAGFEGVQADVTDDDSLSAVPDVDWVVFAASSGGRGADVAREVYVEGLRTAIDHFWSRADAPERLVYTSSTGVYGDHDGAWVDEETPLDPRTEKTEVLAEAERVARERPAEHGGHGSVARFAGLYGPDRYRLERYLEGPVTAGYLNMVHRDDAAGSVRHLLEEDYRDEVVLVVDDEPVEKWAFADWLAEACSVPFPPKQTTEERLADPELSATAKRRIQTSKRCSNERLRELGYEFAYPTFREGYRAAVEAYPGE
- a CDS encoding DHH family phosphoesterase, with the translated sequence MYLVAAGDLVSLVEGLPGYASENPVEVAGVVVGLLVLVGGGFALYRYLTRSPVSRLKSILADYDAVTVLMHPNPDPDAMSSALAVDQLAAAGGTDANLCYTGEIRRPENRAFQTVLDLDFERVESVGDIDTDAVVLVDHNEPRGFAGAEEIDPVAVVDHHPGGGTGLDFTDVRPETGACATIFAEYFESLDWDFFEVDVALTDGGVDTADVPADAMPSHVATGLIYGIQSDTRSLTNGCSAADFAAAAYLYEGVDSDLLNRIANPQVDAEVLDVKSRAISERVVNAPYGFSDVGEVSNTDAIPQAADELETLEGVSAVVVIGEKEGIIRIAGRSRDDRVHIGRAIEAVVDDIPMAEGGGHARMGGGKIPIEYMDGIGPSEGVTREQLQERIFAAMAGER